A single region of the Polymorphum gilvum SL003B-26A1 genome encodes:
- a CDS encoding tyrosine-type recombinase/integrase translates to MDWSLFDPAGHRKYLTEAERRAFIRAAKNQAPEVYTLCLVLKDTGCRLSEALALTADHIDMRAGVIVFRSLKKRRIGVHRAVPVSPTVLAELDRVHNVRAAQGAPDGGASARLWPWHRMTGHRRVKEVMAAAGVSGPHATAKGLRHGFGVAALERGIPITLLQKWLGHAKLATTAIYGDAVGAEERRMARKLWD, encoded by the coding sequence ATGGACTGGAGCCTGTTCGACCCGGCCGGTCATCGGAAATACCTGACCGAGGCCGAACGGCGGGCCTTCATCAGGGCTGCGAAGAACCAGGCGCCGGAGGTCTACACGCTCTGCCTTGTGCTGAAGGACACGGGCTGCCGCCTCTCCGAGGCGCTCGCGTTGACTGCCGACCATATCGACATGCGGGCGGGCGTCATCGTCTTCCGAAGCCTGAAGAAGCGCCGTATCGGCGTGCATCGGGCCGTACCGGTGTCGCCGACAGTGCTGGCCGAACTCGACCGCGTGCACAACGTGCGCGCCGCTCAGGGTGCGCCCGATGGTGGCGCGTCGGCGCGGCTTTGGCCATGGCACCGTATGACAGGGCACCGTCGCGTGAAGGAAGTCATGGCGGCGGCCGGCGTTAGCGGGCCGCACGCGACGGCGAAGGGCTTGCGCCACGGCTTTGGCGTGGCCGCGCTGGAGCGCGGCATCCCGATCACCCTGCTTCAGAAGTGGCTCGGCCACGCCAAGCTGGCGACCACGGCGATCTACGGCGACGCTGTCGGCGCCGAAGAGCGACGGATGGCCCGGAAGCTCTGGGATTAA
- a CDS encoding IS481 family transposase, which yields MGQSSTARQASPRDAASKVAQQRLSVLELARELGNVAEACRQRGMDRTSFYEWKRRFQTQGFDGLKDLPPIHKSHPQTTAPEVVDRIKELALAHPAYGCNRHEAMLALEGVRVSSITIQKILNESGLGTKVERWLALEAQNAETAIEITPEQAAFLEKLNPCFRERHVESSAPGELLSADTFFVGSLKGVGKVYLHAVVDTFGSYAFGFLHVSKQPEAAVAVLHNDVLPFYRHLDLPVKAVLTDNGREFCGTDRHPYELYLDLNGIEHRRTKVKTPKTNGFVERFNGTVLDEFFRVKMRETFYETVEALQADLDAWLVHYNTERPHLGYRNQGRRPVETVMSFVSQEG from the coding sequence ATGGGACAATCATCAACAGCAAGGCAGGCCTCGCCTCGTGATGCCGCCAGCAAGGTGGCGCAGCAGCGTTTGAGCGTGCTTGAGCTGGCGAGGGAACTCGGCAACGTCGCCGAGGCCTGCCGTCAGCGAGGCATGGACCGGACCAGCTTCTACGAGTGGAAGCGCCGGTTTCAGACGCAAGGGTTCGACGGGCTGAAGGACCTGCCGCCGATCCACAAGAGCCATCCGCAGACGACGGCGCCCGAGGTGGTGGACAGGATCAAGGAGCTTGCGCTGGCGCATCCCGCCTATGGCTGTAATCGGCACGAGGCGATGCTGGCGCTGGAAGGTGTCCGGGTGTCGTCGATCACCATCCAGAAGATCCTCAACGAAAGCGGCCTCGGCACCAAGGTCGAGCGCTGGCTGGCGCTGGAGGCACAGAACGCCGAGACGGCCATCGAGATCACGCCCGAACAGGCCGCCTTCCTGGAGAAGCTGAACCCCTGCTTCCGGGAAAGGCACGTGGAATCAAGCGCGCCGGGCGAGCTCCTGTCGGCCGACACGTTCTTCGTGGGCAGTCTCAAGGGCGTCGGCAAGGTCTATCTGCACGCCGTGGTCGATACCTTCGGCAGCTACGCCTTCGGCTTCCTGCACGTCTCCAAGCAGCCCGAGGCGGCGGTCGCAGTACTGCACAACGACGTGCTGCCCTTCTACCGCCATCTCGATTTGCCGGTGAAAGCCGTGCTGACCGACAATGGCCGCGAGTTCTGCGGGACGGACCGGCATCCTTACGAGCTCTATCTCGACCTCAATGGCATCGAGCACCGCCGCACGAAGGTGAAGACGCCAAAGACCAACGGCTTCGTCGAGCGCTTCAACGGCACGGTGCTGGACGAGTTCTTCCGGGTGAAGATGCGCGAGACTTTCTACGAGACCGTCGAAGCCCTGCAGGCCGATCTCGACGCCTGGCTCGTCCACTACAACACAGAGCGCCCGCATCTGGGCTACCGCAACCAAGGCAGACGGCCTGTCGAAACCGTCATGTCATTCGTTAGCCAAGAAGGTTAA
- a CDS encoding inverse autotransporter beta domain-containing protein encodes MAADSELSASSGFSTDRLERRPSSALGGVFLDWDRDLRSVGDGVNNRTATRAVRAVAERRLTCLAEDRLATGLAVFEGGDAPMEGDDLLSVFQSHLTRNLAAEGTSTARNLVRRLWVGDGEASDLVTELAFSGVRAAAEAARSTGAASDLHALAHLELDYTLSSSGRPIWSAIAVQPLYETGDSHHSAFAQLGMTREAAASTYNAGLAYRGLTPDRQWLIGPNAFFDYSTQRSHTRFSIGLDAKSERFGLSANRYFRLKDWKDSRFGYEERALSGYDLEISGRLPGAPNVELFARQFLWWRDGETNLTGRQYAVEYSPVPVLRMRLALVDPNDASRYAEAGTQLRYRFGVPLSEQLRVVDAPESSVLDRRYEKVRRENIIRTQERLKAELRGTVTETVGANTIISAGLTFAASVGGTVPVAATIVVADTPGAVLRIRFGSGALLTVGQNSTVEIGVGVITLISGLFQYTSGSVAHVINVPGGTIELLGTDIDARSAAGISTVRVRDGAIRARASAGPIQEATARDMVVLGGGSVSPVAAGTPTFEDHAESVSLRLDWVGTPLTESKVAPYPVAAPAVAATATTVGQTAALALNFSRPVTVSGAPRMTLTINGTPRTADYASGSGSATLLFTYTLLPGDDGASSATITSIDLNGGDILTGTLPAVVTFADTVVDLGSGSPILPSPAAVVSTNAVSPTDVVPIPFTITFNQPMTGDPLTLGELVVVNGTAANLATADNIVYTVEVTPTAQGTVSVQVPANAARNPSGMGHPASNVASVSYATWLPLALNLSAAGATVLRIDTADGSQWEVDWGDGTVELVNSGSNRSHAYAAPFNGSVRVRSTTGAAITRLQSNTAAEPGWAFNVADLPAGLTHLQITVPNTISGDIADLPTGLTHLQVTGSNSLLGNITELPARLTYLNLQGANVSFVGDIAALPAGLTYLNVQGPNTSLSGNVAALPSSLTYLNVTGSNTLSGDVAALPAGLTHLRLFGSTTLGGDLADLPAGVNFMTVMGANTLTMSGTIWAAATSMRQVRINGTVPKPSSFTDNLLIALSSVGTWTNERLIDLQEPGVGARTAASDAAVATLTGLGVTVETH; translated from the coding sequence ATGGCTGCCGACAGCGAGCTTTCCGCCTCATCTGGCTTCTCGACTGACCGCTTGGAGCGGCGCCCATCCTCGGCACTCGGCGGGGTCTTTCTCGATTGGGACCGTGATCTGCGTTCCGTTGGTGACGGCGTCAACAACCGTACGGCTACCCGCGCGGTGCGCGCCGTTGCCGAGCGGCGGTTGACCTGTCTCGCTGAGGACCGTTTGGCCACCGGCCTTGCGGTGTTCGAGGGTGGCGATGCGCCGATGGAGGGCGATGACCTCTTGTCCGTCTTTCAAAGTCATCTGACCCGCAATCTCGCCGCTGAAGGAACGAGTACCGCACGCAACTTGGTGCGCCGGCTTTGGGTAGGCGATGGGGAGGCCAGCGATCTCGTTACCGAACTGGCCTTCAGCGGCGTCCGTGCCGCCGCTGAGGCGGCACGCTCCACGGGAGCCGCGTCCGACCTGCATGCCTTGGCGCATTTGGAACTGGACTACACTCTGTCGAGCAGTGGCCGCCCCATCTGGTCGGCCATCGCCGTGCAACCGCTCTACGAGACCGGCGACAGCCATCACAGCGCCTTCGCCCAACTCGGCATGACGCGCGAGGCGGCGGCATCCACATACAATGCCGGCCTCGCCTATCGTGGCCTCACTCCCGACCGCCAATGGCTCATCGGCCCCAATGCGTTCTTCGACTACAGTACCCAGCGTAGCCACACGCGGTTCAGCATCGGTCTCGATGCCAAGTCCGAGCGATTTGGCCTATCAGCCAACCGCTATTTCCGCCTCAAAGACTGGAAGGACAGCCGCTTCGGCTATGAGGAGCGCGCCTTGTCGGGTTACGACCTGGAGATCTCAGGCCGCTTGCCGGGGGCGCCGAACGTCGAACTGTTCGCCCGCCAGTTCTTGTGGTGGCGCGATGGCGAGACCAATCTCACTGGCCGACAGTACGCCGTTGAATACAGCCCCGTCCCGGTGCTCCGCATGCGTCTGGCCCTCGTCGACCCCAATGACGCGTCACGATATGCTGAGGCCGGCACACAGCTGCGCTACCGTTTCGGTGTGCCGTTGTCCGAGCAGCTGCGCGTCGTTGATGCGCCCGAAAGCTCCGTCCTCGATCGCCGCTACGAGAAGGTCCGGCGCGAGAACATCATCCGCACTCAGGAGCGTCTGAAGGCCGAGCTGCGCGGCACGGTCACCGAGACAGTCGGCGCCAACACCATTATTTCCGCCGGACTGACGTTCGCGGCTAGCGTTGGCGGAACTGTGCCCGTGGCCGCCACAATTGTGGTCGCCGACACGCCGGGCGCTGTGCTGCGCATCCGCTTCGGCAGCGGCGCGTTGCTCACCGTCGGCCAGAACTCCACCGTCGAGATCGGGGTCGGCGTTATCACGCTCATATCGGGACTGTTCCAGTACACGTCGGGGTCGGTCGCTCACGTCATCAATGTGCCAGGCGGCACCATCGAATTGCTGGGTACCGACATTGACGCACGATCCGCCGCAGGCATCTCGACCGTTCGGGTTCGCGATGGTGCAATCCGTGCTCGCGCCTCGGCCGGGCCAATTCAGGAAGCTACTGCACGGGATATGGTGGTGCTCGGCGGTGGCAGTGTCTCACCGGTCGCAGCGGGCACTCCGACCTTCGAGGACCACGCCGAGAGCGTCAGCTTGAGGCTTGACTGGGTCGGCACCCCGCTGACGGAGAGCAAGGTCGCTCCCTATCCGGTGGCCGCGCCCGCTGTCGCCGCCACTGCCACCACCGTAGGCCAGACCGCTGCTCTAGCCTTGAACTTCTCGCGGCCCGTCACTGTCAGCGGCGCGCCGCGCATGACGCTGACCATCAACGGCACGCCTCGCACCGCCGACTATGCCTCGGGCTCCGGCAGCGCAACGCTCTTGTTCACCTACACGCTGCTCCCCGGCGACGATGGTGCATCATCGGCCACGATCACCAGCATCGACCTCAACGGCGGCGACATCCTGACCGGCACGTTGCCGGCCGTCGTCACGTTCGCAGACACAGTCGTGGATCTCGGCAGCGGCAGTCCCATCCTGCCGTCGCCTGCCGCAGTGGTCTCCACCAACGCCGTCTCGCCCACCGACGTGGTGCCGATCCCCTTCACCATCACCTTCAACCAGCCGATGACCGGCGACCCGCTCACCCTCGGCGAACTCGTCGTCGTCAACGGCACCGCGGCCAACCTCGCCACCGCTGACAACATCGTCTACACGGTCGAGGTGACCCCCACCGCGCAAGGTACGGTCAGCGTTCAAGTCCCGGCGAACGCCGCTCGCAATCCGTCAGGCATGGGTCATCCTGCTTCCAATGTCGCCTCCGTCTCCTATGCGACTTGGTTGCCCCTCGCGCTCAACCTGAGTGCGGCCGGAGCCACCGTGCTCCGTATCGATACCGCTGATGGCTCGCAATGGGAGGTTGACTGGGGCGATGGTACGGTTGAGCTGGTTAACTCCGGCAGCAACCGATCCCACGCCTATGCGGCCCCTTTCAACGGCAGCGTTCGCGTCCGATCGACCACAGGCGCAGCAATCACTCGTCTCCAATCAAATACCGCCGCGGAGCCCGGCTGGGCCTTTAACGTCGCCGACCTTCCGGCAGGTCTGACCCACTTGCAAATCACCGTGCCGAATACAATCAGCGGTGACATCGCCGACCTGCCGACCGGTCTGACCCACTTGCAGGTCACGGGGTCGAACAGCCTCCTTGGCAATATCACCGAACTACCGGCTAGATTGACCTACTTGAACCTTCAAGGGGCCAACGTCTCGTTCGTCGGCGACATCGCCGCCCTTCCGGCCGGTCTGACCTACCTGAACGTTCAGGGGCCGAACACCTCACTCAGCGGCAACGTCGCCGCCTTGCCGTCCAGTCTGACCTACTTGAACGTCACGGGTTCGAACACCCTTAGCGGCGACGTCGCCGCCCTGCCGGCCGGCCTTACCCACCTGCGGCTCTTCGGATCGACCACCCTCGGCGGCGACTTGGCCGACCTGCCGGCCGGGGTGAATTTCATGACCGTCATGGGGGCGAATACGCTCACGATGTCCGGGACCATATGGGCAGCCGCCACGTCCATGAGACAGGTACGAATCAATGGGACTGTTCCCAAGCCGTCGAGCTTCACGGATAACCTGCTCATCGCTCTTTCATCTGTCGGGACTTGGACGAATGAACGTCTGATTGACTTGCAAGAGCCGGGCGTCGGCGCACGAACGGCGGCTTCAGACGCAGCGGTAGCCACCCTGACGGGCCTCGGAGTTACGGTGGAGACGCACTAA
- a CDS encoding IS5 family transposase (programmed frameshift) translates to MERFVLTDAQWAKMEPHCLGKPTDPGRSGSDNRRFVEAVLWIVRTGSPWRDLPAFFGNWNTVFKRYRDWVKADVFVRLFEACSEEPDMEYAMVDATIVKVHRHGQGAKGGPQSQAIGRSKGGMTTKILALTDALGNLVRFVLLPGHRFDTVGVPPLIEGLSFDALIADKAFDSNAIIADLDERGAKVVISQHPRRAKPLPLDTEMYKWRHLIENFFCKLKEFKRIAMRADKTDTSFIAIIHLAAAVINSR, encoded by the exons ATGGAACGATTCGTACTGACTGACGCCCAGTGGGCGAAAATGGAACCGCATTGTCTGGGCAAGCCGACGGACCCCGGACGCAGCGGCAGCGACAACCGGCGCTTCGTCGAAGCGGTTCTGTGGATTGTGCGGACGGGAAGTCCGTGGCGTGATCTGCCGGCTTTCTTCGGCAACTGGAACACCGTCTTCAAGCGATACCGAGATTGGGTCAAAGCCGATGTTTTCGTGCGGCTTTTCGAGGCCTGCTCGGAGGAGCCGGACATGGAATACGCCATGGTCGATGCCACCATCGTCAAGGTCCACCGCCATGGCCAGGGCGCAAAAGGGGGAC CTCAGAGCCAGGCCATAGGCCGCTCCAAGGGCGGCATGACCACCAAGATCCTCGCGCTCACCGATGCCCTCGGCAATCTCGTGCGCTTCGTCCTGCTGCCCGGCCATCGCTTCGACACGGTCGGCGTGCCGCCGCTCATCGAAGGCCTCTCTTTCGACGCGCTGATCGCCGACAAGGCTTTCGACAGCAATGCCATCATCGCCGACCTCGACGAGCGCGGCGCCAAGGTCGTCATCTCCCAGCACCCGCGCCGCGCCAAGCCGCTGCCGCTCGATACCGAGATGTACAAATGGCGTCACCTCATCGAGAATTTCTTCTGCAAGCTCAAGGAGTTCAAACGCATCGCCATGCGCGCTGACAAAACCGACACAAGCTTTATCGCCATCATTCATCTCGCAGCCGCCGTGATAAACTCCCGATGA